A window of the Sabethes cyaneus chromosome 1, idSabCyanKW18_F2, whole genome shotgun sequence genome harbors these coding sequences:
- the LOC128741481 gene encoding adenylate kinase isoenzyme 6 homolog, with translation MKQPNILVTGTPGVGKSYLSQRLAKKFGFKWQNVSDIVSENGFVEEYDEEFECPVLDEDKLLDYLEPIMQEGGNVVEYHSSEFFPQRWFDVVYVVRCGTSILYERLQARGYNEHKVRSNMECEIFQIPLDEAKDSYRSEIIYELQSDKDSDLEENLTKVNEWLENWRSTNISQ, from the exons ATGAAGCAGCCAAACATTTTGGTTACTG GTACTCCTGGTGTGGGTAAGTCTTACCTCAGTCAACGATTGGCTAAGAAGTTTGGCTTCAAGTGGCAAAATGTATCAGACATCGTCAGCGAAAAtggatttgtcgaagagtacGATGAGGAATTCGAGTGTCCGGTATTGGATGAGGACAAGTTGTTGGACTACCTGGAACCGATCATGCAAGAAGGAGGCAACGTGGTTGAATATCATAGTTCAGAGTTCTTTCCACAGCGCTGGTTTGATGTAGTATATGTAGTACGTTGTGGAACTTCGATACTGTACGAACGACTACAAGCGCGAGGTTATAATGAGCACAAGGTGCGATCTAACATGGAATGCGAAATTTTTCAAATACCGCTCGATGAAGCCAAAGACTCCTACCGTAGTGAAATTATTTATGAGTTGCAAAGTGACAAAGATTCCGATCTAGAGGAAAACCTTACGAAGGTAAACGAATGGTTGGAAAACTGGAGAAGCACCAACATAAGTCAGTAA